Proteins from one Falco naumanni isolate bFalNau1 chromosome 2, bFalNau1.pat, whole genome shotgun sequence genomic window:
- the RBBP7 gene encoding histone-binding protein RBBP7 — protein MASKDALEDTVEERVISEEYKIWKKNTPFLYDLVMTHALEWPSLTVQWLPDVTRPEGKDYALHWLVLGTHTSDEQNHLVVARVQIPNDDQFDASQHDSEKGEFGGFGSVTGKIETEIKINHEGEVNRARYMPQNPCVIATKTPSADVLVFDYTKHLPKPDPSGECNPDLRLRGHQKEGYGLSWNSNLSGHLLSASDDHTVCLWDISAGPKEGNVVDAKAIFTGHSAVVEDVAWHLLHESLFGSVADDQKLMIWDTRSNTTSKPSHSVDAHTAEVNCLSFNPYSEFILATGSADKTVALWDLRNLKLKLHSFESHKDEIFQVHWSPHNETILASSGTDRRLNVWDLSKIGEEQSAEDAEDGPPELLFIHGGHTAKISDFSWNPNEPWVICSVSEDNIMQIWQMAENIYNDEEPDIAAAELEGQGT, from the exons ATGGCGAGCAAGGACG CGCTGGAGGACACGGTGGAGGAGCGCGTCATCAGCGAGGAGTACAagatctggaagaaaaacaccCCCTTCTTGTACGACCTGGTGATGACACATGCCCTGGAGTGGCCCAGCCTCACCGTGCAGTGGTTGCCTGATGTGACCAG GCCAGAAGGAAAGGATTATGCTCTACACTGGCTGGTTTTGGGAACACACACATCTGATGAACAGAACCACCTGGTTGTTGCAAGAGTCCAGATTCCCAATGATGATCAGTTTGATGCTTCGCAGCATGACAGTGAGAAAGGAG AGTTTGGTGGCTTTGGATCTGTGACTGGCAAAATTGAAACGGAGATTAAAATTAACCATGAAGGTGAAGTAAACCGTGCTCGTTATATGCCACAGAATCCCTGCGTCATTGCTACAAAAACACCATCTGCTGATGTGTTGGTATTTGACTACACTAAACATCTTCCAAAACCAG ACCCAAGTGGAGAGTGTAATCCTGACCTTAGATTAAGAGGGCACCAGAAGGAAGGCTATGGCTTATCATGGAACTCAAATTTGAGTGGACATCTTCTCAGTGCATCAGATGATCAC ACTGTGTGTTTATGGGATATAAGTGCTGGACCAAAAGAAGGCAACGTTGTTGATGCGAAAGCAATCTTTACTGGGCACTCTGCAGTGGTAGAAGATGTGGCATGGCATCTGCTCCATGAATCTCTGTTTGGATCAGTGGCGGATGATCAGAAGCTGATGAT TTGGGACACAAGATCTAATACCACATCCAAGCCAAGTCATTCTGTAGATGCTCATACAGCTGAGGTCAACTGTCTGTCCTTCAATCCTTACAGCGAGTTCATTCTAGCAACTGGTTCTGCTGACAAG ACGGTGGCCCTATGGGATCTTCGAAACTTAAAACTGAAACTCCATTCTTTTGAGTCTCATAAAGATGAAATTTTTCAG GTTCACTGGTCTCCTCATAATGAAACAATTCTTGCTTCAAGTGGTACTGATCGTCGGCTTAATGTATGGGATCTAAG TAAAATTGGAGAAGAGCAGTCCGCAGAAGATGCGGAAGATGGGCCTCCTGAGCTGCTG tttattCATGGAGGACACACTGCCAAAATTTCAGACTTCAGTTGGAATCCTAATGAGCCTTGGGTGATCTGTT